One window of the Methanococcus voltae genome contains the following:
- a CDS encoding type II secretion system F family protein, whose amino-acid sequence MKKKTVSERKETGLINEIKDMIYYIFNYNSKKNKYALQRSEYLKKIFENTKKDDDEIQFYEAYIEEDSSDLDINLDELLYDKPSQGVMGAYASSFSDFVTKTSIFPSRRDYQYAGIGDERLYFLKAIMTSIIVSVFLIVFETVFGNFIGGVLNGLTFFIIIMLGSIFYPKIKLTLFKGEIKIQILMTLLHIISMLNSGASVQESIKNIADNPEYGIPSYEFRNIIKDIDNGGYSFEGALERARTRTKVNLMKELYSQLIISSSKGGTQLLLENLYTDIVRSSMSKIDSAKFQIGNLGNLVFGAGLILPFAGLLQASLGGQQGYEGVINAVELVLFKIGPLSTIVFGIFIKMKIE is encoded by the coding sequence ATGAAAAAAAAGACAGTTTCAGAACGAAAGGAAACCGGATTAATAAATGAAATAAAAGATATGATTTATTACATATTTAATTACAATTCTAAAAAAAATAAATATGCCCTTCAAAGGTCAGAATATCTGAAAAAAATATTCGAAAATACCAAAAAAGATGATGATGAAATTCAATTTTATGAAGCATATATTGAAGAAGATTCTAGTGATTTAGATATTAATTTAGATGAGTTACTATATGATAAACCTAGTCAAGGGGTCATGGGTGCTTATGCTAGTTCTTTTAGTGACTTTGTAACTAAAACATCGATTTTCCCATCTCGTCGTGATTACCAATATGCAGGTATTGGCGACGAAAGATTATATTTTTTAAAAGCAATTATGACCTCGATAATAGTTTCAGTATTTTTAATCGTATTTGAAACGGTTTTTGGAAACTTTATAGGCGGCGTTCTAAATGGCCTCACATTTTTTATAATAATTATGTTAGGTAGTATATTTTATCCAAAAATTAAATTAACTTTATTTAAAGGGGAAATTAAAATTCAAATATTAATGACTCTATTGCATATTATTTCAATGCTAAATTCGGGCGCTTCAGTGCAAGAATCTATTAAAAATATTGCAGATAACCCAGAATATGGTATTCCATCTTATGAATTTAGGAATATTATAAAAGATATTGACAATGGCGGGTATAGTTTTGAAGGAGCTCTTGAAAGAGCCAGGACTAGAACCAAAGTAAATCTAATGAAAGAATTATACTCTCAACTTATAATATCCTCTAGTAAAGGGGGAACCCAGCTATTATTGGAAAATTTATATACTGATATTGTAAGATCCTCAATGTCCAAAATAGATTCTGCAAAATTCCAAATAGGAAACTTAGGAAACTTAGTATTTGGTGCAGGTTTAATATTACCATTTGCAGGTTTATTGCAAGCTTCATTAGGTGGCCAACAAGGTTATGAAGGAGTTATAAACGCCGTAGAATTAGTTTTATTTAAAATAGGACCTTTATCAACTATCGTATTCGGGATATTTATAAAGATGAAAATAGAATGA
- a CDS encoding type II/IV secretion system ATPase subunit, translated as MGLFDRIQKKENKKFEDNNIEKFEPRPNSTNSTNNRIKISEKNTSRLNKLNPIDDLKSSLLDKYLINIDKLDFNISIEKKEGIKKYNISNINYINSALSKLTPDMLKELKTELSDSELNSIGQIQGYLKNYFLKNNIKIKDIEIHYISQYFYLIIGKLGLIEILINDPELEEIMINGVDIPVYIFHRKYQMCKTNIVLDKSELARVIDSIAYLAGRNIDSRIPMLDAYLPDGSRVNATTSDITTMGNTLTIRKFSKNPLTIVNLIKYNTIDSELGAFIWQAVEGYFGAKPANTLIVGGTGSGKTTTLNVVSMFSMYNDRLITIEDTPELQIPLDHTIKMITRPGRPGIDNYEITMDDLIKNSLRMRPDRIYVGEVRGAEAHSLLVAMNTGHDGCSGTLHANSADEAMIRLINPPMNVPKIMLSSINFIINQQRIKRNKKTVRRILGVVEVGGQGDEITKTELYKYNGATDGIEKVGICMWEDEVCKITGITRDELLVDRANRKRVLDYMSNNDITDIKKVSEIVRRYQENPESILKMI; from the coding sequence ATGGGGCTTTTTGATAGGATTCAAAAAAAAGAAAATAAAAAATTTGAAGACAACAATATAGAAAAATTTGAACCTCGTCCAAATAGTACAAATAGTACAAACAATAGAATTAAAATTAGTGAAAAAAATACAAGCAGGTTAAATAAACTTAACCCAATTGACGATTTAAAATCTAGCTTACTTGATAAATATTTGATAAATATTGATAAATTAGATTTTAACATATCGATAGAAAAAAAAGAAGGAATTAAAAAGTACAACATCTCTAATATAAATTATATAAACTCTGCACTATCAAAATTAACTCCTGATATGCTTAAAGAATTAAAAACTGAATTATCAGATAGTGAATTAAATAGCATAGGTCAGATACAGGGTTATTTAAAAAATTATTTTCTAAAAAATAATATAAAAATAAAAGATATTGAAATACATTATATATCCCAATATTTTTACTTAATAATTGGAAAATTAGGTTTAATAGAAATATTAATAAATGACCCAGAATTGGAAGAGATAATGATAAATGGGGTAGATATACCAGTATATATATTCCATAGAAAATATCAAATGTGTAAAACAAATATTGTACTGGATAAATCAGAACTAGCCCGAGTAATTGATAGTATTGCTTATTTAGCTGGTAGGAATATAGATTCTAGGATACCGATGTTAGATGCTTATTTACCCGATGGGAGCAGGGTAAATGCTACTACTTCCGATATAACTACAATGGGTAATACATTAACTATTCGTAAATTTAGTAAGAATCCACTAACTATTGTTAATTTAATTAAATATAATACAATAGATTCAGAATTAGGAGCATTTATTTGGCAAGCGGTTGAAGGATATTTTGGTGCAAAACCTGCAAATACCTTAATTGTAGGCGGTACAGGCTCTGGTAAAACCACAACACTTAACGTAGTTTCTATGTTTTCAATGTATAATGATAGATTAATTACGATAGAAGATACGCCAGAATTGCAAATACCTTTAGATCATACAATAAAAATGATTACAAGACCCGGGAGACCAGGTATTGATAATTATGAAATAACAATGGATGATTTAATTAAAAACTCATTAAGGATGAGACCAGATCGTATCTATGTTGGTGAAGTTAGGGGTGCAGAAGCCCATTCCTTACTCGTAGCTATGAACACCGGTCACGACGGTTGTTCGGGTACTTTGCACGCCAACAGTGCCGACGAAGCAATGATTAGATTAATAAATCCACCCATGAATGTTCCAAAAATAATGCTATCATCCATAAACTTCATAATAAATCAGCAACGTATAAAAAGAAATAAAAAAACAGTGCGAAGAATACTTGGTGTCGTAGAAGTCGGCGGACAGGGTGATGAAATCACCAAAACAGAATTATACAAATATAACGGTGCCACTGACGGAATTGAGAAAGTAGGTATTTGTATGTGGGAAGATGAAGTTTGTAAAATAACAGGAATAACGAGAGATGAACTATTGGTAGATAGGGCGAACAGGAAAAGAGTATTAGACTACATGTCTAATAACGACATAACCGACATTAAAAAAGTTAGTGAAATTGTAAGAAGGTATCAAGAAAATCCAGAATCTATCTTAAAAATGATATAA
- a CDS encoding transcription initiation factor IIB, protein MKTESITQSKKRLEQKKISIVNPEDYSNKNVILEKEEELICPVCNSKNIIKDYERAEIICEVCGCVLQQNLFDVGPEWRAFDHEQRVKRSRVGAPMTYTIHDKGLSTVIDWRNKDSYGKDISADKRAQLYRLRKWQRRIRVSDASERNLAFALSELDRIASKLGLPRNVRENAAVLYRGAVEKGLIRGRSIEGVAAAALYAACRRCKVPRTLDEIAEVSRVDRKEIGRTYRFISRELNIRLAPTNPVDYVPRFASELKLPGEVESKAISILKDAGKKGLTSGRGPTGVAAAAIYIASVLQGTRRTQREVADVAGVTEVTIRNRYKELTEHLDIDVTL, encoded by the coding sequence ATGAAAACTGAATCTATAACCCAAAGTAAAAAAAGGCTCGAGCAAAAGAAAATATCTATTGTAAACCCCGAAGATTATTCAAATAAAAATGTAATTCTTGAAAAAGAAGAAGAATTAATTTGTCCCGTATGTAATAGTAAAAACATTATAAAGGATTACGAAAGAGCTGAAATAATTTGTGAAGTTTGCGGTTGTGTTTTACAGCAAAATCTATTTGATGTAGGGCCAGAATGGAGAGCCTTCGACCATGAACAACGTGTTAAAAGAAGTAGGGTAGGGGCTCCTATGACCTATACTATCCACGATAAAGGTTTATCAACCGTTATAGACTGGAGAAACAAAGATAGCTATGGTAAAGATATTTCCGCAGATAAAAGAGCACAGTTATACAGATTAAGGAAATGGCAAAGAAGAATTAGAGTTTCAGACGCTTCAGAAAGAAACTTAGCATTTGCATTATCTGAATTAGATAGAATCGCTTCAAAACTAGGATTGCCAAGAAACGTAAGGGAAAATGCCGCAGTATTGTATAGAGGAGCTGTTGAAAAAGGATTAATTAGAGGAAGAAGTATTGAAGGGGTAGCTGCAGCAGCACTATATGCAGCATGTAGGAGATGTAAAGTACCTAGAACTTTAGATGAAATAGCTGAAGTATCGAGAGTAGATAGAAAAGAAATAGGTAGAACCTACAGATTCATATCTAGAGAATTGAATATTAGATTAGCACCAACAAATCCTGTGGATTATGTACCAAGATTCGCTTCAGAGCTTAAATTACCTGGAGAAGTAGAATCAAAAGCCATATCTATATTAAAAGATGCTGGTAAGAAAGGATTAACTAGTGGTAGAGGACCTACAGGAGTAGCTGCAGCAGCAATCTATATTGCAAGTGTTTTGCAAGGTACTAGAAGAACTCAGAGAGAAGTTGCCGATGTAGCAGGAGTAACTGAAGTTACCATAAGAAATAGATACAAAGAACTAACAGAACATTTAGATATCGACGTTACATTATAA
- a CDS encoding Gar1/Naf1 family protein — protein MEKIELLHETPKGKLIGLGKNQIPIGSIVGITENKKFLKIGIIYDIFGPITRPYVKIIPDDDAKAELALKNKYVSIKPKNNSKKTYWNKKARKN, from the coding sequence TTGGAAAAAATAGAACTTCTGCATGAAACACCTAAAGGAAAATTAATAGGCCTTGGTAAAAATCAGATTCCTATCGGATCGATAGTGGGAATAACAGAAAATAAAAAATTTTTGAAAATTGGCATCATATATGACATATTTGGCCCTATAACTCGACCCTATGTTAAAATAATACCTGATGATGATGCAAAAGCTGAGTTAGCATTGAAAAATAAATACGTATCAATAAAACCTAAAAATAACTCAAAAAAAACATACTGGAATAAGAAAGCCCGTAAGAATTAA
- the fni gene encoding type 2 isopentenyl-diphosphate Delta-isomerase, translating to MNNYDIEYRKLEHLIVCEHCNVEYKKGTLLNNVELVHNGVSKSSLDDLDTSIELFGKKLDAPIIVAGITGGHAVAKEVNKNIAIAVEEMNLGMGLGSQRAAIAKKGLEDTYSVVRDYTSSLVIGNLGAVNFTKDNWNYETVKKAVDIIDADAMAIHFNPLQEAIQPEGDTDFRNLDYLSDVIKDYKKYFGNMPFIAKQVGEGFCQKDGLYLNKLGFDAIDVGGSGGTSWSAVEYYRVKDYEHKKLSEKYLEWGIPTAASILDVRKSFSKPLIATGGIRSGIDIAKSLALGANCCGIALPVLKAAMKSPEEVIKLFESLIKELKITMFLTGCNNINELNSARYIINGELKNWIN from the coding sequence ATGAATAATTATGATATTGAATATAGAAAACTAGAACACTTAATAGTTTGTGAACATTGTAATGTAGAATATAAAAAAGGAACTCTCTTAAATAATGTGGAATTAGTTCATAATGGAGTATCTAAAAGCTCACTAGATGATTTGGATACGTCCATAGAGTTATTTGGAAAAAAATTAGATGCACCGATTATAGTCGCCGGAATAACCGGTGGGCATGCAGTTGCAAAAGAAGTTAATAAAAACATTGCAATCGCAGTCGAAGAAATGAATTTAGGTATGGGATTAGGCTCTCAAAGAGCTGCTATCGCTAAAAAAGGATTGGAAGATACTTATTCGGTAGTTAGGGACTATACTTCTTCACTTGTTATTGGAAATTTGGGTGCAGTTAATTTTACGAAGGATAATTGGAATTATGAGACTGTAAAAAAAGCAGTAGATATAATAGATGCAGATGCAATGGCCATACATTTTAATCCTCTTCAGGAGGCAATACAACCCGAAGGGGATACGGATTTTAGGAATTTGGACTATTTATCTGATGTAATCAAAGATTATAAAAAATATTTTGGAAATATGCCTTTCATTGCAAAGCAAGTTGGCGAAGGGTTTTGTCAAAAAGATGGATTATATCTGAATAAATTAGGATTTGATGCCATAGATGTAGGTGGAAGTGGTGGTACTTCATGGTCTGCAGTTGAATATTATCGGGTAAAGGATTATGAACATAAAAAATTGTCTGAAAAATATTTAGAGTGGGGAATTCCTACCGCAGCTTCGATATTGGATGTTAGAAAATCATTTTCTAAACCATTAATAGCCACAGGCGGAATTAGATCTGGTATAGATATAGCAAAATCTTTGGCTTTAGGTGCAAACTGTTGTGGTATTGCGCTACCAGTTTTAAAAGCAGCGATGAAATCCCCTGAAGAAGTTATTAAATTATTTGAAAGTTTAATTAAGGAACTTAAAATAACTATGTTCTTAACAGGATGTAATAACATAAATGAATTAAATTCCGCAAGATATATTATAAACGGAGAGTTAAAAAATTGGATTAATTAA
- a CDS encoding RNase J family beta-CASP ribonuclease yields the protein MQLEVVAIGGYEEVGRNMTAVNIDGEIIIFDMGIRLDRIMIHEDTDISKMHSLNLIEMGVIPDDTVMKNIEGEVKAIVLTHGHLDHIGAVTKLAHRYNAPVIGTPYTLELVKREILSEKKFDVRNPLITLENGNKLEITPNITLEFVKVTHSIPDSTMAVLHTPYGAVVYANDFKFDNFPVVGEKPDYKAIKKVGKQGVVAMISESTRVGYEGKTPSEGVAASLLKNDLLGTDNDKNAVVVTTFSSHIARIKSITDAAVKMGRTPVLVGRSMAKYCGIAQDIGIVKFPKETKICWDPSSIDKTFNTIMKEGKENYLMIVTGHQGEEGAVLSRMVTNKTPFKFEKYDQVVFSADVIPNPMNSAQRYLLEARLKLLGVRLFKGAHVSGHAAKEDHRDILRWLNPEHLIPSHGDFNLTSEYAKLAEEEGYRLGDDVHLLRNGQSLKFERVI from the coding sequence TTGCAATTGGAAGTAGTTGCCATAGGAGGCTATGAGGAAGTCGGTAGAAATATGACCGCAGTTAATATTGACGGAGAAATTATAATATTTGACATGGGTATTAGGTTAGATAGGATAATGATTCATGAAGATACCGATATTTCAAAGATGCATAGCTTAAATTTAATTGAAATGGGTGTTATACCTGACGATACTGTAATGAAAAATATAGAAGGGGAAGTTAAGGCAATAGTATTAACTCACGGGCATTTGGATCACATAGGTGCAGTAACTAAATTAGCACATAGATATAACGCTCCAGTTATCGGTACGCCATACACCTTGGAATTAGTTAAAAGAGAAATATTAAGTGAAAAAAAATTCGATGTTAGAAATCCATTAATCACATTGGAAAATGGTAATAAATTAGAAATTACACCTAATATAACATTGGAATTTGTAAAAGTAACTCACAGTATACCTGATTCAACAATGGCAGTATTACACACACCATATGGTGCAGTAGTATATGCTAATGACTTTAAATTTGATAATTTCCCAGTTGTTGGAGAAAAACCAGATTACAAAGCTATTAAAAAAGTTGGAAAACAAGGCGTAGTTGCAATGATTTCCGAAAGTACCCGTGTAGGATACGAGGGAAAAACTCCTTCTGAAGGTGTTGCAGCTAGTTTATTGAAGAATGACTTATTAGGTACTGATAATGATAAAAATGCAGTCGTTGTAACTACATTTTCTTCACACATTGCTAGGATTAAATCCATAACTGATGCAGCAGTTAAAATGGGTAGAACGCCTGTTTTAGTGGGTAGATCAATGGCAAAATATTGTGGTATCGCTCAAGATATTGGTATTGTAAAATTCCCAAAGGAAACTAAAATATGTTGGGATCCTTCCTCAATAGATAAGACTTTCAACACAATCATGAAAGAAGGTAAAGAAAATTATTTAATGATTGTAACCGGCCACCAAGGTGAAGAAGGTGCGGTTTTATCAAGAATGGTTACTAACAAAACACCTTTTAAATTTGAAAAATATGACCAAGTTGTATTTTCAGCAGATGTGATTCCTAACCCTATGAATTCAGCACAAAGGTACCTTTTAGAGGCTCGTTTGAAACTTTTAGGCGTTAGACTTTTCAAAGGTGCACACGTATCTGGTCACGCTGCTAAAGAAGATCACAGGGATATATTAAGATGGTTAAATCCAGAACACTTGATTCCATCACACGGTGACTTCAACTTGACTTCTGAATATGCTAAATTAGCTGAAGAAGAAGGTTATAGATTAGGTGACGATGTTCACTTACTTAGAAATGGTCAAAGTTTGAAATTTGAAAGAGTAATTTAA
- a CDS encoding polyprenyl synthetase family protein, which produces MFNEEILNNMSKELEKYFEKDSNLYNASKHLLLAGGKRIRPYLSIMAYNLKKDDLETIMAPALSVELIHNYTLVHDDIMDNDDERRGKPTVHKVYGEPIAILAGDLLYAKAFEALSTIEDSVKAHKVLKVLSKACVEVCEGQTDDMEFEDKFPSMDQYVDMISKKTGALIEAPILIGAIMADCTEEETEALYQYSKRIGINFQIQDDILDLIGDQKTIGKPVGSDILSGKKTMMVIHALDTLSEDNKERLLQILGNESATSEEVAEAINILGNSINYAKNLMNESTVEAKEFLKIFDEDKRKPLEDIADFIVSRIK; this is translated from the coding sequence ATGTTTAATGAAGAAATTTTAAATAATATGTCTAAAGAGCTTGAAAAATATTTTGAAAAGGATTCTAATTTATATAATGCGTCAAAACACTTATTGTTAGCAGGCGGTAAGAGAATAAGACCTTATTTATCAATAATGGCTTATAATCTTAAAAAAGATGACCTCGAAACCATAATGGCTCCCGCTTTATCCGTAGAGTTAATTCATAACTATACGTTGGTGCATGATGATATAATGGACAATGATGACGAACGTAGGGGTAAGCCTACAGTTCATAAGGTTTATGGTGAGCCTATTGCAATATTGGCAGGCGATTTATTATACGCAAAGGCATTTGAAGCTTTATCTACTATTGAAGATAGTGTAAAAGCCCATAAGGTTTTAAAAGTGTTATCAAAGGCATGTGTTGAAGTTTGCGAAGGTCAAACTGATGACATGGAATTTGAAGATAAATTCCCATCAATGGACCAATATGTGGATATGATATCCAAAAAAACAGGTGCTTTAATTGAGGCGCCTATTTTAATCGGTGCAATAATGGCAGATTGTACAGAGGAAGAAACAGAAGCTCTCTATCAATACTCTAAAAGAATTGGTATTAACTTCCAAATCCAAGATGATATTTTGGATTTAATAGGGGATCAAAAAACAATTGGAAAACCAGTGGGTAGTGATATATTAAGTGGTAAGAAAACCATGATGGTAATTCATGCCTTAGATACGCTTTCAGAGGATAATAAAGAAAGATTATTGCAAATATTAGGTAATGAAAGTGCAACTAGTGAAGAAGTAGCTGAAGCAATTAATATATTAGGTAATTCAATAAATTATGCTAAAAATTTAATGAATGAATCAACAGTTGAAGCTAAAGAATTCTTAAAGATATTTGACGAAGATAAAAGAAAACCTTTGGAAGATATTGCAGATTTCATCGTTTCAAGAATTAAATAG
- a CDS encoding DUF2118 domain-containing protein codes for MKISKIYVENEVTEKNKSEEKIAISENQIIFLNADEDISNYENDYKIFYKVRYDDIREYIGDDVLKKDVFVKYPGNHTFTHIKAGTFVTCVVADSKTTYPVLEAGSTILQDGILATLKSKKGVIRYLKSPVSGTLFFMNELFEGDRSIYIFAIVENSENL; via the coding sequence GTGAAAATTTCTAAAATATATGTTGAAAATGAAGTAACTGAGAAGAATAAGTCTGAAGAAAAAATAGCCATATCTGAAAATCAAATTATATTTTTAAATGCTGACGAAGATATTAGTAATTATGAAAATGATTATAAAATATTCTATAAAGTTAGATATGATGATATAAGAGAGTATATAGGCGATGACGTTTTAAAAAAAGATGTATTCGTGAAATATCCTGGAAATCATACTTTTACACACATTAAGGCAGGAACTTTTGTGACTTGTGTTGTAGCAGACTCTAAAACTACCTATCCTGTATTAGAAGCAGGTAGTACTATACTGCAAGATGGTATATTGGCAACATTAAAAAGTAAAAAAGGCGTTATTAGATATTTAAAAAGTCCAGTTTCGGGAACTTTATTTTTTATGAATGAATTATTCGAAGGCGATAGAAGTATCTATATTTTCGCAATTGTGGAAAATTCTGAAAATTTATGA
- a CDS encoding TIGR04013 family B12-binding domain/radical SAM domain-containing protein produces the protein MIGYRLTSKNKYSISKLYPLTKGILFNNLDELIYTLKRNESEKNKSCCFKVINSKNIIIYSFMTLQQPEVLKEINILRNNFKNLILIAGGAHASGAPEDTLKMGFDYVLIGEGEITLPDLINKINNNQYIENNIIKGMPIDSFKGYDEIYPLAPIEITRGCPYNCRFCQTPQIFGKKIRHRSIEDIIKIVKNMKDIRFVTPNALSYGSKYATKPNLEKLEELLKKLSIYKERLFLGTFPSEVRPEFISEDTLNLIVTYCDNKYLHFGAQSGCEEMLNYIRRGHTANDVINAVDLCKKNKLMPKVDFIFGFPNETMENRIRSIELMKYIIKKNGKVHAHYFMPLPGTYFENEKPTELDRETIKILGSMAKKGQISGSWTHQYNATKIEK, from the coding sequence ATGATTGGATATCGACTAACTTCAAAAAATAAATATAGTATTTCTAAATTGTATCCATTAACAAAAGGAATATTATTCAATAATTTAGATGAATTAATATATACTTTAAAAAGAAATGAAAGTGAAAAAAACAAATCATGTTGTTTTAAAGTGATAAATTCAAAAAATATAATAATTTATTCATTTATGACGCTACAGCAACCGGAAGTGTTGAAGGAAATAAATATTTTAAGAAATAACTTTAAAAATTTGATATTAATAGCAGGAGGGGCACATGCGTCAGGTGCTCCAGAAGATACTTTAAAAATGGGCTTTGATTATGTTCTTATCGGAGAAGGTGAAATAACATTACCTGATTTAATAAATAAAATCAATAACAATCAATATATTGAAAACAATATTATCAAAGGTATGCCTATCGATTCTTTCAAAGGCTATGATGAAATATATCCCTTAGCACCAATTGAAATAACTAGAGGTTGTCCTTACAACTGTAGATTTTGCCAAACCCCTCAAATATTTGGAAAAAAGATAAGACATAGATCTATTGAAGATATCATCAAGATTGTAAAAAATATGAAGGATATAAGATTTGTAACGCCAAATGCACTATCTTATGGCTCTAAATACGCAACTAAACCAAATCTTGAAAAACTAGAAGAACTATTAAAAAAACTTTCCATATATAAAGAACGTTTATTTTTGGGCACATTTCCATCAGAAGTACGGCCTGAATTTATCAGTGAGGATACTTTGAATTTAATAGTAACTTATTGCGACAATAAATATCTGCACTTTGGAGCCCAAAGTGGTTGCGAAGAAATGTTAAATTATATCCGGAGGGGTCATACGGCAAATGATGTAATAAATGCAGTTGACTTATGTAAAAAAAATAAATTAATGCCTAAAGTAGACTTTATTTTTGGATTCCCTAATGAAACTATGGAAAATAGAATAAGAAGTATTGAATTAATGAAATACATTATAAAAAAGAATGGAAAAGTTCATGCACATTATTTTATGCCATTACCTGGAACTTATTTTGAAAATGAAAAGCCTACAGAATTAGATAGAGAAACTATTAAAATATTGGGTAGTATGGCAAAAAAAGGGCAAATTAGCGGTTCTTGGACTCACCAATACAATGCAACAAAAATTGAAAAATAA
- a CDS encoding gamma carbonic anhydrase family protein, whose product MAKIAKNATIIGKVVFEENVNVWYGAVIRADMNTISIKKNSNIQDNCVVHCSKDHPTIIGEGVSIGHCAVIHGCDIGNNVLVGMNSTILNGAKIGDNCIIGANALVPQNKEIPANSLVMGVPAKVIRSLTEEEVLSIKKNAEQYLEISKEL is encoded by the coding sequence ATGGCAAAAATAGCAAAAAATGCGACGATAATTGGTAAAGTCGTTTTTGAAGAGAATGTAAATGTATGGTATGGTGCGGTTATTCGTGCAGATATGAATACAATTTCTATTAAAAAGAATTCAAATATCCAAGATAACTGTGTTGTACACTGTTCTAAAGATCACCCTACGATAATTGGCGAAGGCGTTTCAATAGGTCACTGTGCAGTAATTCACGGATGCGATATCGGTAATAATGTATTAGTGGGAATGAATTCTACAATTTTAAACGGTGCTAAAATCGGAGATAATTGTATTATAGGTGCAAACGCTTTGGTTCCTCAAAATAAAGAAATACCCGCTAATAGTTTAGTAATGGGCGTTCCTGCAAAAGTTATTAGGTCATTAACTGAAGAAGAAGTATTATCTATTAAGAAAAATGCTGAACAATATCTTGAAATATCAAAAGAATTATAA
- the ribH gene encoding 6,7-dimethyl-8-ribityllumazine synthase, whose translation MDKISIGMVIAEFNRDITFMMEKLAEEHADFLGADIKYKIMVPGAYDMPIAIQQMLEKDDVDAVVTIGCVIEGDTEHDEIVVQNAARKITDLSLDYKKPVALGISGPGMTRLQAEERIDYGKRAVESAVKMVKRLKNL comes from the coding sequence ATGGATAAAATTAGCATTGGAATGGTAATAGCTGAATTTAATAGAGATATTACATTTATGATGGAAAAACTAGCGGAAGAGCATGCAGACTTTTTAGGTGCCGATATAAAATATAAAATAATGGTTCCTGGAGCATATGACATGCCTATAGCAATACAACAAATGCTCGAAAAAGATGATGTAGATGCAGTTGTTACAATTGGCTGTGTTATTGAAGGAGATACTGAACACGATGAAATAGTTGTTCAGAATGCCGCAAGAAAAATCACTGATTTATCATTAGATTATAAAAAGCCTGTAGCTTTAGGTATATCCGGACCTGGAATGACAAGATTACAAGCTGAAGAAAGAATTGATTACGGTAAAAGAGCAGTTGAGTCTGCAGTTAAAATGGTTAAAAGACTTAAAAATTTATAA